Proteins from a single region of Mumia flava:
- a CDS encoding bifunctional sugar phosphate isomerase/epimerase/4-hydroxyphenylpyruvate dioxygenase family protein — translation MRTSIATVCLSGALDRKLHAAADAGFDGVEIFEPDLVVSQHSPEEIAALADRLGLALDLYQPFRDAEGVDDASFGDVVRRARAKFALMNRMGIDTMLVCSNVATATRDSDDVSARQLAALGDVAGEHGIRLAYEALAWGRFVDDYRHAWRIVERADHPQVGVCLDSFHILSRGHDPAGIEQIPGDKIFFLQLADAPVLTMDVLSWSRHHRLFPGEGGFDLPAFLGHVLRAGYEGPISLEVFNDTFRQTDPERTALQARRSLRWLEDHAAAAGVGAGMEPLPDVQHPTAFGFVEVKGEDTSPVEALLGQLGFTFRGRHRTKPVRLWSAGDAYVVCNEQHARDSAPSLAALGFDVTDPRAGERRAEALAAPTRFRQAYAGEQELPTFAAPDGTEIMLSAATGSGREPGWVDEFEGGSPPPGSTILGVDHVNLVQPWQHYDEAALFYESVLALHAQPAQEVAGPAGLVLSRVMRTADGAVRLALNLLPAGLAAGAGLPQHVAFATSDVRAAVEHGRRHGLRVLDVPDNYYEDLTARFDLDPDFVTSLRSLDLLYDRDADGEFLHCYTRTIGDVFFELVERRQAYDGFGAPNAPVRLAAQTVVA, via the coding sequence ATGCGAACATCGATCGCGACCGTGTGCCTGAGCGGCGCGCTCGACCGCAAGCTCCATGCTGCTGCGGATGCCGGGTTCGACGGCGTCGAGATCTTCGAGCCGGACCTCGTGGTCTCCCAGCACAGCCCCGAGGAGATCGCGGCCCTCGCCGACCGCCTCGGGCTCGCGCTCGACCTCTACCAGCCGTTCCGGGACGCCGAAGGCGTCGACGACGCCTCCTTCGGTGACGTCGTGCGGCGAGCGCGCGCGAAGTTCGCCCTGATGAACCGCATGGGCATCGACACGATGCTCGTCTGCAGCAACGTCGCCACAGCGACCCGCGACAGCGACGACGTCTCGGCTCGCCAGCTCGCCGCCCTCGGCGACGTCGCCGGCGAGCACGGGATCCGGCTCGCGTACGAGGCGCTCGCCTGGGGCCGGTTCGTCGACGACTACCGTCACGCGTGGCGGATCGTGGAGCGGGCCGACCACCCGCAGGTGGGCGTGTGCCTCGACAGCTTCCACATCCTGTCCCGCGGCCACGACCCCGCCGGGATCGAGCAGATCCCCGGCGACAAGATCTTCTTCCTCCAGCTCGCCGACGCCCCCGTGCTGACGATGGACGTGCTGTCGTGGAGCCGCCACCACCGATTGTTCCCGGGCGAGGGCGGCTTCGACCTCCCGGCGTTCCTCGGGCACGTCCTCCGCGCGGGGTACGAGGGCCCGATCTCGCTGGAGGTCTTCAACGACACCTTCCGCCAGACCGATCCCGAACGCACCGCACTCCAGGCCCGTCGCTCCCTGCGCTGGCTCGAGGACCACGCGGCCGCCGCCGGCGTCGGCGCGGGGATGGAGCCGTTGCCCGACGTCCAGCATCCGACCGCGTTCGGGTTCGTCGAGGTCAAGGGAGAGGACACCTCACCGGTCGAGGCGCTGCTCGGCCAGCTGGGCTTCACGTTCCGCGGTCGGCACCGCACCAAGCCGGTGCGCCTCTGGAGCGCCGGCGACGCGTACGTCGTGTGCAACGAGCAGCACGCCCGCGACTCGGCTCCGTCCCTGGCAGCACTCGGGTTCGACGTCACCGACCCGCGCGCCGGGGAGCGCCGCGCCGAGGCCCTGGCCGCCCCGACGCGATTCCGCCAGGCGTACGCGGGCGAGCAGGAGCTGCCCACCTTCGCTGCTCCCGACGGGACCGAGATCATGCTGTCCGCGGCGACCGGATCCGGCCGGGAGCCGGGGTGGGTCGACGAGTTCGAGGGCGGATCCCCACCCCCGGGGTCGACGATCCTCGGTGTGGACCACGTGAACCTGGTCCAGCCCTGGCAGCACTACGACGAGGCGGCCTTGTTCTACGAGAGCGTGCTCGCGCTGCACGCTCAGCCCGCCCAGGAGGTGGCGGGGCCGGCCGGTCTCGTGCTCAGCCGGGTGATGCGGACGGCCGACGGTGCGGTCCGGCTCGCGCTCAACCTGCTCCCCGCAGGGCTGGCCGCCGGCGCCGGGCTCCCCCAGCACGTCGCGTTCGCGACCAGCGACGTCCGGGCCGCCGTCGAGCACGGGCGGCGTCACGGGCTACGGGTGCTCGACGTCCCCGACAACTACTACGAGGACCTCACCGCCCGCTTCGACCTCGACCCCGACTTCGTCACGTCGCTGCGCTCGCTGGACCTGCTCTACGACCGTGATGCCGACGGCGAGTTCCTGCACTGCTACACGCGCACCATCGGGGACGTGTTCTTCGAGCTGGTCGAGCGTCGCCAGGCCTACGACGGCTTCGGCGCGCCGAACGCACCGGTGCGGCTCGCGGCACAGACGGTGGTCGCGTGA
- a CDS encoding TetR family transcriptional regulator — MAEQTPVARTRDAERTRAEVLDVAGEVFAEAGLAGARVDEIAARTSTTKRMLYYYFGSKEGLYLAVLERAYLGIRQVETTLDLETMSPHEAVRRLAELTFDHHLQHPDFIRLVAIENIHHGRFLRKIESLNELGTPAVTVLEDLLARGKAAGEFRGDVTAIDVHMVISAFCVFQVANNHTFGYLFDYDMSAPEVSARNRAMIGDVVVAWLTEPGSESR, encoded by the coding sequence ATGGCGGAGCAGACTCCTGTGGCGCGCACGCGCGATGCCGAGCGGACGCGCGCGGAGGTCCTGGACGTGGCCGGCGAGGTGTTCGCCGAGGCAGGGCTGGCCGGAGCGCGGGTCGACGAGATCGCGGCGCGCACCTCCACGACGAAGCGGATGCTCTACTACTACTTCGGCAGCAAGGAAGGGCTGTACCTCGCCGTCCTCGAGCGTGCCTACCTCGGGATCCGGCAGGTCGAGACCACCCTCGACCTCGAGACGATGAGCCCCCACGAAGCCGTCCGTCGGCTCGCCGAGCTCACCTTCGACCACCACCTGCAGCACCCGGACTTCATCCGTCTCGTCGCGATCGAGAACATCCACCACGGCCGGTTCCTGCGCAAGATCGAGAGCCTGAACGAGCTCGGGACCCCGGCCGTCACCGTGCTGGAGGACCTGCTCGCGCGAGGGAAGGCCGCGGGGGAGTTCCGCGGAGACGTCACCGCGATCGACGTGCACATGGTGATCAGCGCCTTCTGCGTCTTCCAGGTCGCGAACAACCACACCTTCGGCTACCTCTTCGACTACGACATGTCGGCCCCGGAGGTGTCGGCACGCAACCGCGCGATGATCGGCGACGTGGTCGTGGCGTGGCTGACCGAGCCGGGGTCGGAGTCACGCTGA
- a CDS encoding precorrin-2 C(20)-methyltransferase, with protein sequence MTGRLYGVGLGPGDPELVTLKAARLIAAADVIAYHQGRGKRSNARRIADDLIPPDAHEEVLEYPVTTGTTDHPGGYAGAMTDFYADCEARVAAHLDAGRDVVVLAEGDPLFYGSFMYLHDRLSGRYESQIVPGVPAFAAASATAAAPLVRQTDVLTVLPGTLDEAELARRLADTDGAIIMKLGRRFPAVRSALAQAGRLDDAVYVERASMDSQRLLPVAEVDPDSVPYFSIVLVPGDSSPSRRRYEEGGVSIAGSSLADASTSDGNPSAEAERSEDRDPVPTLHVVGLGPGPDAWLTPEASEVLAAVDHVVGYGPYVSRVPQRAGLQRHASGNTVEIDRARFALDLALEGERVAVVSGGDAGVFGMASAVFEALDVAVAGDPAYARLDVRVVPGMTAVQAVAARAGAPLGADFAVLSLSDRLKPWTVIEDRLRAIARADLVLGIYNPRSRSRTTQVADAKRVLLSERDPATVVVVGRDVGRAEESLTVTTLGGLDPESIDMKCLILVGASSTRIGAGGAAWTPRFVPERD encoded by the coding sequence GTGACCGGCCGGCTGTACGGCGTCGGACTCGGCCCGGGCGACCCCGAGCTCGTCACGCTCAAGGCGGCCCGGCTGATCGCCGCCGCGGACGTGATCGCGTACCACCAGGGTCGCGGCAAGCGCTCGAACGCCCGCCGGATCGCCGACGATCTGATCCCACCGGATGCCCACGAAGAGGTGCTCGAGTACCCGGTCACGACCGGGACCACCGACCACCCGGGCGGGTACGCGGGGGCGATGACGGACTTCTACGCCGACTGCGAGGCTCGCGTGGCCGCGCACCTCGACGCGGGTCGCGACGTGGTCGTGCTCGCGGAGGGCGACCCCCTGTTCTACGGGTCGTTCATGTACCTGCACGACCGGCTGTCCGGACGGTACGAGAGCCAGATCGTGCCCGGCGTCCCGGCGTTCGCGGCGGCGAGCGCCACCGCGGCGGCCCCGCTCGTGCGCCAGACCGACGTGCTCACCGTGCTCCCGGGCACCCTCGACGAGGCCGAGCTCGCCCGCCGGCTCGCCGACACCGACGGAGCCATCATCATGAAGCTCGGGCGCCGGTTCCCTGCCGTGCGGTCCGCGCTCGCGCAGGCCGGGAGGCTCGACGACGCCGTGTACGTCGAGCGCGCATCGATGGACTCCCAGCGCCTGCTCCCGGTCGCCGAGGTCGATCCGGACTCAGTCCCGTACTTCTCGATCGTCCTGGTGCCCGGCGACAGCTCGCCGTCGCGGCGACGCTACGAGGAGGGCGGGGTCTCGATCGCCGGCTCGTCCCTCGCCGACGCCTCGACCAGCGATGGGAACCCGTCGGCCGAGGCCGAGCGCAGCGAGGATCGAGACCCCGTACCGACCCTCCACGTCGTCGGGCTCGGACCGGGACCGGACGCGTGGCTGACCCCCGAGGCCTCCGAGGTCCTCGCTGCGGTCGACCACGTCGTGGGCTACGGCCCGTACGTCAGCCGGGTCCCGCAGCGCGCCGGACTGCAGCGGCACGCGTCCGGGAACACCGTCGAGATCGACCGGGCCCGGTTCGCGCTCGATCTCGCGCTCGAGGGAGAGCGGGTCGCGGTCGTCTCGGGCGGCGACGCGGGAGTCTTCGGGATGGCGTCGGCGGTGTTCGAGGCGCTCGACGTGGCCGTGGCGGGCGACCCTGCGTACGCCCGCCTCGATGTGCGGGTGGTCCCCGGCATGACGGCCGTGCAGGCGGTCGCCGCCCGCGCGGGCGCGCCCCTCGGGGCGGACTTCGCCGTCCTCAGCCTGTCGGACCGGCTCAAGCCGTGGACGGTGATCGAGGACCGGCTGCGCGCGATCGCGCGCGCCGACCTCGTCCTCGGGATCTACAACCCGCGGTCGCGCTCGCGCACGACGCAGGTCGCTGACGCCAAGCGGGTGCTGCTGTCCGAGCGGGATCCGGCCACCGTCGTGGTCGTCGGGCGCGACGTCGGCCGCGCGGAGGAGTCGCTGACCGTCACCACGCTCGGCGGGCTCGACCCCGAGTCGATCGACATGAAGTGCCTGATCCTCGTCGGTGCCTCGTCGACGCGGATCGGCGCCGGCGGGGCGGCGTGGACCCCGCGGTTCGTCCCGGAGCGGGACTGA
- a CDS encoding precorrin-8X methylmutase yields the protein MSTTPVPDRPTRRYGYVGGGDDIYRASFATIRDEADLSAIPADAEKVAVRMIHACGQTDLARDLAIHPDLVGAARTALAAGAPILTDAHMVASGVTRARLPRDNEVVCTLKDARVPDLARAWGTTRSAAAVSLWADRLEEAVVAIGNAPTALFHLLELLADGAPRPAAIVGVPVGFVGAAESKEALVAYAPTVPYLVVHGRRGGSAMASAALNALAAERELTVVREGDA from the coding sequence GTGAGCACGACCCCAGTCCCGGACCGTCCGACCCGCCGGTACGGCTACGTCGGCGGCGGCGACGACATCTACCGCGCGTCGTTCGCGACGATCCGCGACGAGGCCGACCTGTCCGCGATCCCGGCCGACGCGGAGAAGGTCGCCGTCCGGATGATCCACGCCTGCGGCCAGACCGATCTCGCACGCGACCTCGCGATCCACCCGGACCTGGTCGGCGCCGCCCGTACGGCCCTGGCCGCCGGTGCACCGATCCTCACCGACGCGCACATGGTCGCGAGCGGCGTCACCCGGGCCCGGCTGCCCCGCGACAACGAGGTCGTCTGCACCCTGAAGGACGCGCGGGTGCCTGACCTCGCCCGCGCCTGGGGTACGACACGGTCCGCGGCCGCGGTCTCGCTCTGGGCTGACCGGCTCGAGGAGGCGGTGGTCGCGATCGGCAACGCGCCGACGGCACTGTTCCACCTGCTCGAGCTGCTCGCCGACGGCGCACCTCGGCCGGCCGCGATCGTCGGCGTCCCGGTCGGGTTCGTGGGTGCGGCCGAGTCGAAGGAGGCGCTCGTGGCGTACGCACCGACGGTCCCGTACCTCGTGGTGCACGGGCGCCGGGGCGGATCCGCGATGGCGTCGGCGGCGCTCAACGCGCTGGCCGCCGAGCGCGAGCTCACCGTGGTCCGCGAGGGCGACGCGTGA
- a CDS encoding endonuclease/exonuclease/phosphatase family protein, which yields MASPRSRSAAMLAVGAGVWMLIDVVRVWTPSLITIFGQAAETPPELMGAYALGCAVVAVLLASITRSRPPVWALALALLGLCRIGLQATDGGRPQLLVASLGVAFGLWWLGTVAVRHGDVLVAGVTAGIALSVVTHAGLGTWGAVWRGDPWGWLLLGVQVGLAAGCAQAARGGPAVRASARVACLLMPGLFLAGIVLADAARASVAADWVGLATVALSSVVAVGVSTVAASRTSAWIAAAVLVGSVALGMLATAEVDAISGSLPPWSLPAYLLGMPALAHLWVAASGGARATATTATYGGLIWVALIFGYYAGYDLGYTAPWLVVLAALVLGIVAATGPDADGSTPVTAAGSLVVLASAAAIAVIVALAGPAATVRPLDGVDARADAKSAGDVLPGDVRVAAYNVRMGYGMDGTFRPDLVAADLADTDVALLSEVDRAWLLNGGQDQLAILARLLDRDAVFSPAADPVWGDAVITTLPVAAVERTPLPSYGAVTGAQALSVRVRGTDTDLWMISTHLQPNDDGVDEQAGDLATLAQERIADGIPVVLGGDLNTEPDSAAFAELTDGPLRDALRRSDPPTSPADDPQRRIDHLLATRSLKVRDPQAGTSQASDHLPVYVRVQLRNAG from the coding sequence ATGGCGTCCCCCCGGTCCCGCAGCGCCGCGATGCTCGCGGTGGGGGCCGGGGTGTGGATGCTGATCGACGTCGTTCGGGTCTGGACCCCGTCGTTGATCACGATCTTCGGCCAGGCCGCCGAGACCCCTCCCGAGCTGATGGGAGCGTACGCGCTGGGCTGCGCGGTGGTCGCCGTGCTCCTCGCCTCCATCACCCGCAGCCGTCCGCCGGTGTGGGCCCTCGCCCTCGCCCTGCTCGGGCTCTGCCGGATCGGGCTGCAGGCCACCGACGGCGGTCGCCCCCAGCTGCTCGTCGCCTCGCTCGGCGTCGCGTTCGGTCTGTGGTGGTTGGGCACGGTGGCGGTGCGTCACGGCGACGTCCTGGTGGCCGGTGTGACCGCCGGGATCGCGCTGTCGGTCGTGACGCACGCCGGGCTCGGGACCTGGGGTGCGGTCTGGCGGGGTGACCCGTGGGGGTGGCTCCTGCTCGGAGTCCAGGTCGGGCTCGCGGCAGGCTGCGCACAGGCCGCACGCGGCGGCCCCGCCGTACGGGCGAGCGCGCGGGTGGCCTGCCTGCTGATGCCGGGGCTGTTCCTGGCCGGGATCGTGCTCGCGGACGCCGCCCGCGCATCCGTGGCCGCGGACTGGGTCGGCCTGGCCACGGTGGCGCTGAGCTCGGTCGTCGCCGTCGGCGTCAGCACCGTAGCGGCCTCGCGGACGTCCGCGTGGATCGCAGCGGCCGTCCTCGTGGGGTCGGTCGCTCTCGGGATGCTCGCGACCGCCGAGGTCGACGCGATCAGCGGGTCGCTCCCGCCGTGGAGCCTGCCCGCGTACCTGCTCGGGATGCCGGCCCTGGCGCACCTGTGGGTCGCGGCCTCCGGAGGTGCGCGCGCCACGGCGACCACCGCGACGTACGGCGGGCTGATCTGGGTCGCGCTGATCTTCGGCTACTACGCCGGCTACGACCTCGGGTACACCGCCCCCTGGCTGGTGGTCCTGGCCGCCCTCGTGCTCGGGATCGTCGCTGCCACCGGACCCGACGCCGACGGCTCGACGCCTGTGACCGCGGCGGGCTCGCTCGTCGTGCTCGCCTCCGCAGCCGCGATCGCGGTCATCGTCGCGCTGGCCGGGCCGGCCGCGACCGTACGCCCGCTCGACGGCGTCGACGCTCGCGCCGACGCGAAGTCCGCAGGCGACGTCCTGCCGGGAGACGTGCGCGTGGCGGCGTACAACGTCCGGATGGGGTACGGCATGGACGGGACGTTCCGCCCGGACCTGGTCGCCGCCGACCTCGCCGACACCGACGTCGCGCTGCTGAGCGAGGTCGACCGGGCGTGGCTGCTGAACGGCGGCCAGGACCAGCTCGCGATCCTCGCACGGCTGCTCGACCGCGACGCCGTGTTCTCGCCGGCCGCAGACCCGGTCTGGGGTGATGCGGTGATCACGACCCTGCCCGTCGCTGCGGTCGAGCGGACGCCGCTCCCGTCGTACGGCGCGGTGACCGGAGCGCAGGCCCTGTCCGTGCGGGTGCGCGGCACCGACACCGACCTCTGGATGATCTCGACCCACCTCCAGCCGAACGACGACGGCGTCGACGAGCAGGCCGGCGACCTCGCGACACTCGCTCAGGAGCGGATCGCCGACGGCATCCCCGTCGTGCTCGGCGGGGACCTCAACACCGAGCCGGACTCCGCGGCGTTCGCGGAGCTGACCGACGGCCCGCTGCGCGACGCGCTCCGCCGGTCCGACCCGCCGACCTCACCGGCCGACGATCCACAGCGCCGGATCGACCACCTGCTCGCGACCCGCAGCCTGAAGGTCCGTGACCCGCAGGCCGGGACGTCGCAAGCCTCGGACCATCTGCCGGTCTACGTCCGGGTCCAGCTGCGCAACGCGGGCTGA
- a CDS encoding class I SAM-dependent methyltransferase → MTSTSPGTPRWFTDTGDGHAQWYIERFRAMARDGADLEGEARLVDALVPPQSRILDAGCGPGRVGGALHERGHDVVGVDVDPELIAAAREDHPGPDWVVGDLATLDLGDAEPFDLAVVAGNVMVFVAPNSERAVLERLAAHVRPGGRIVLGFRTDRPYGPAQLAADAEGVGLALEQRFATWDLVPYDPAADFAVTVLRVPGH, encoded by the coding sequence ATGACGAGCACTTCGCCGGGCACTCCCCGCTGGTTCACCGATACCGGCGACGGCCACGCGCAGTGGTACATCGAGCGGTTCCGGGCGATGGCGCGCGACGGCGCCGACCTCGAGGGCGAGGCGCGGCTGGTCGATGCGCTCGTGCCGCCGCAGTCGCGCATCCTCGACGCCGGGTGCGGGCCGGGACGCGTCGGCGGTGCGCTGCACGAGCGCGGGCACGACGTCGTCGGCGTCGACGTCGACCCCGAGCTGATCGCGGCGGCGCGCGAGGACCACCCCGGCCCGGACTGGGTGGTCGGTGATCTCGCGACGCTCGACCTCGGTGACGCCGAGCCGTTCGACCTCGCGGTCGTCGCCGGCAACGTGATGGTGTTCGTCGCGCCGAACTCCGAGCGGGCCGTCCTCGAGCGCCTCGCAGCCCACGTCCGACCGGGTGGACGGATCGTGCTCGGCTTCCGCACCGACCGGCCGTACGGTCCGGCTCAGCTCGCGGCCGATGCGGAAGGTGTCGGACTCGCGCTCGAGCAGCGGTTCGCGACGTGGGACCTGGTGCCGTACGACCCGGCCGCCGACTTCGCGGTCACGGTGCTGCGTGTGCCCGGGCATTGA